In Balaenoptera ricei isolate mBalRic1 chromosome 7, mBalRic1.hap2, whole genome shotgun sequence, a single window of DNA contains:
- the LOC132368627 gene encoding 10 kDa heat shock protein, mitochondrial-like, with product MAGQAFRKFLPLFDRVLVERSAPEVVTKGGIMLPEKSQGKVLQAMVVAVGSGSKGKGGEIQPVSVKVGDKVLLPEYGGTKVVLDDKDYFLFRDGDILGKYVD from the coding sequence ATGGCAGGACAGGCATTTAGAAAGTTTCTTCCCCTCTTTGACAGAGTATTAGTTGAAAGAAGTGCACCCGAAGTTGTAACCAAAGGAGGCATTATGCTTCCAGAAAAATCGCAAGGAAAAGTATTGCAAGCAATGGTAGTAGCTGTTGGATCAGGCTCTAAAGGAAAGGGTGGAGAGATTCAACCAGTTAGTGTGAAAGTTGGAGATAAAGTTCTTCTCCCAGAATATGGAGGCACCAAAGTAGTTCTAGATGACAAGGATTATTTCTTATTTAGAGATGGTGACATTCTTGGAAAATATGTCGACTAA